Proteins encoded within one genomic window of Setaria italica strain Yugu1 chromosome IV, Setaria_italica_v2.0, whole genome shotgun sequence:
- the LOC101764318 gene encoding protein-tyrosine sulfotransferase has translation MARAALGLGAAARALALLAVASVALLPLVSSDDGYRHCEGVVRGWAYSSTGRDKDGDKMSLKDLLFFLHIPRTGGRTYFHCFLKKLYTNAQECPRSYDKLRFDPSHPDCKLVVSHDDYSLTSKLPRERTSVVTILRNPVDRVFSTYEFSVEVAARFLVHPNLTSAKLMTTRVLTKSRAVSTLDIWPWKYLVPWMREDLFARRDARGIDKVHSSKKVNAYDVEDMVMPLHQYINDPVAHEIIHNGATFQITGLTNNSYFDGAHEVRHCVRQHPDLGRIVLEVAKNRLDQMLYVGLTEDHEESARLFAHMVGAQVLSQSGTLNFDLKEDLPSENDSHPSMVEPEDEETNKHLNSTHGWQTNEALNSTDDEQGKGNMTVGKLMEAYETCIAKLRKSQSNRRKISLKKVEEANFSKEARKLVPETIVKQIISLNSLDMELYDHAKKIFTQEHLMLKAQQSMGWTDIICSDGVCSPWMVVVLGLGITVIIALVSFAVTTRRRTSKLKV, from the exons ATGGCGCGGGCGGCGCTCGGATTGGGCGCggccgcccgcgcgctcgcgctcctcgccgtcgcctcaG TGGCGCTGCTTCCACTCGTCAGCTCCGACGACGGGTACAGGCACTGCGAGGGGGTCGTCAGGGGCTGGGCGTATTCCTCTACGGGGCGCGACAAGGATGGGGACAAGATGAGCCTCAAGGatttgctcttcttcctccacatTCCTCGGACCGGAGGCCGCACCTACTTCCACTG CTTCCTGAAGAAGCTGTACACAAACGCGCAGGAATGCCCGCGGTCTTACGATAAGCTGCGGTTTGACCCAAG CCATCCTGACTGCAAGCTGGTTGTCAGTCATGATGACTATAGCTTAACTTCCAAGCTGCCAAGGGAGAGAACTTCCGTTGTAACAATACTGAGAAATCCAGTTGATCGTGTATTTAGCACATATGAGTTCTCAGTTGAAGTTGCAGCTAGATTCCTTGTGCACCCGAACCTAACTTCTGCAAAGTTAATGACTACCCGTGTGTTAACAAAGTCTCGTGCTGTAAGTACTTTGGACATCTGGCCTTGGAAGTACTTGGTTCCATGGATGAGAGAAGATCTGTTTGCCAGG AGAGATGCCAGGGGGATTGACAAAGTGCATAGTAGCAAGAAGGTTAATGCATATGATGTGGAGGATATGGTTATGCCGTTACACCAGTACATCAATGATCCAGTTGCCCATGAAATCATTCATAATGGCGCTACCTTTCAG ATTACTGGGCTAACAAACAATTCATACTTTGATGGAGCACACGAGGTTCGACATTGTGTCAGACAACATCCAGATCTTGGTCGTATTGTGCTTGAAGTTGCTAAG AATAGGCTGGACCAAATGCTGTATGTAGGACTCACAGAGGATCATGAAGAATCTGCGAGGTTGTTTGCTCATATGGTAGGAGCACAGGTGCTTTCACAATCTGGGACATTGAACTTTGATCTGAAGGAAGATCTACCCAGTGAAAATG ACTCTCACCCATCCATGGTGGAGCCAGAGGAtgaagaaacaaacaaacatcTG AATAGCACCCATGGTTGGCAAACTAATGAAGCCCTGAACTCCACCGACGATGAACAAGGAAAAGGAAAT ATGACTGTTGGTAAACTGATGGAAGCTTATGAAACTTGCATTGCTAAACTGCGGAAGTCTCAATCTAACCGTCGTAAAATATCCCTAAAGAAAGTTGAGGAAGCAAACTTTTCAAAAGAG GCACGGAAGCTGGTACCAGAGACAATTGTGAAGCAAATTATCTCTTTGAACAGCCTTGACATGGAACTTTATGATCACGCTAAGAAAATTTTTACCCAGGAACATCTGATGCTAAAAGCACAACAATCCATG GGCTGGACAGACATCATATGCAGCGACGGGGTTTGCTCTCCTTGGATGGTGGTCGTGCTTGGCCTAGGGATCACAGTGATCATAGCTTTAGTCTCATTTGCTGTAACGACGAGAAGAAGAACGTCAAAACTTAAGGTTTAA
- the LOC101784184 gene encoding BTB/POZ and MATH domain-containing protein 2-like has translation MEPEFEVKVPPSDLLDNLGKLIEGKKGADATFKVRDELFPAHKIVLAMRSPVFEAEFYGPVAKDMKQYFTIEDMQPDVFRAVLCFIYTDSMPSLEEFDASDIKEMVRHLLVAADRYAMERLKLICEDILCKSVSVEDVATSQALADMHHCHNLMKMFSSQRSQGSVLPSNLQHQAEHSPHRNIEKSAVQKSE, from the exons ATGGAGCCTGAATTCGAGGTGAAAGTGCCGCCTTCCGACCTGTTGGATAATCTTGGGAAACTAATCGAGGGGAAGAAAGGAGCGGATGCCACTTTCAAAGTGAGAGATGAGCTCTTCCCAGCCCATAAGATTGTGCTTGCGATGAGGTCACCGGTCTTCGAAGCCGAGTTCTACGGGCCAgtggccaaggacatgaagcaGTACTTCACTATAGAGGACATGCAACCCGATGTCTTCAGAGCAGTGCTTTGCTTCATCTACACGGATTCGATGCCTTCTCTGGAGGAATTCGATGCTAGCGACATAAAGGAGATGGTTAGGCACTTGCTCGTGGCTGCAGATAGGTATGCCATGGAACGCCTGAAATTGATTTGCGAAGACATCCTTTGCAAGAGCGTTAGTGTTGAGGACGTGGCTACTTCACAAGCTCTGGCTGACATGCATCACTGCCATAACCTCATGAAG ATGTTTTCTAGTCAG AGAAGCCAGGGAAGCGTCCTACCTAGCAACCTACAGCACCAGGCAGAGCACAGCCCGCACAGAAACATAGAGAAGTCTGCAGTACAGAAGTCTGAATAG